The Lactobacillus sp. ESL0680 genome has a segment encoding these proteins:
- a CDS encoding ECF transporter S component — protein sequence MFGAVGFVIIKFTGIPILPNANFLKFDFSDVIVTIGMFLFGIWPGIFIAIIRMLLSLIYSGFNLASIVGQLAALIASVCYALPFYFVTRHVKHDETSGMKRHVKPIIGLICGTIAMAVVLATLNALILTPMYAVTTVPNLPAIHGYSGLLGFTEKVYLGQLLHIPSMGTYIFGIIVPFNLLKGLINSIVVYLLFEAVLRNLKPFVQKNFNLKR from the coding sequence TAAATTTACAGGGATTCCTATTTTACCAAATGCGAATTTCTTAAAGTTTGATTTTTCTGACGTCATCGTTACAATTGGAATGTTTCTGTTTGGCATTTGGCCGGGGATTTTCATTGCGATTATCAGAATGCTGTTAAGTTTAATTTATAGTGGTTTTAATTTGGCAAGTATCGTTGGCCAATTAGCAGCTTTAATTGCATCAGTTTGTTACGCCTTACCATTCTATTTTGTTACTAGACACGTGAAGCATGATGAAACCAGCGGCATGAAGCGGCACGTGAAGCCGATCATTGGTTTGATTTGCGGGACAATTGCAATGGCAGTAGTTTTGGCAACCCTCAATGCGTTGATTTTGACGCCAATGTATGCCGTAACTACGGTACCTAATCTGCCAGCAATTCATGGTTATTCCGGCTTATTGGGCTTCACCGAAAAGGTCTATTTGGGACAGTTACTGCATATTCCATCAATGGGGACATATATTTTTGGCATAATTGTTCCGTTTAACCTCTTAAAGGGATTAATCAACAGCATTGTTGTTTACCTATTATTTGAAGCAGTTTTACGTAATTTAAAACCTTTTGTTCAAAAGAATTTTAATTTAAAGAGATAA
- a CDS encoding LysM domain-containing protein, with amino-acid sequence MNQKQEKPYKHYARPDEPRTVTYKSHSKGWLATVAILAIVIVALVPVVHHLASSGQTTEQAVELQKTTKKPAKHAKKRKTKIKAKKAKHKNKLTTKKKSTSPAKSAAKTKTKKTLTNQKTDQADQYVVQDGDTLNSIAKKNNVSPQTLTQLNDLDADGHVNAGQTLKLK; translated from the coding sequence ATGAATCAGAAACAGGAAAAACCATATAAACATTATGCACGTCCAGATGAACCGAGGACTGTAACTTATAAGTCGCATTCTAAGGGCTGGCTGGCAACTGTGGCAATCCTTGCCATTGTAATTGTTGCTCTTGTTCCTGTTGTTCATCACTTGGCTTCAAGTGGTCAGACCACGGAACAGGCTGTCGAACTACAAAAAACGACTAAAAAGCCCGCTAAGCATGCAAAGAAAAGAAAGACTAAGATTAAGGCTAAGAAGGCTAAGCATAAAAATAAGTTGACTACTAAGAAAAAATCTACAAGTCCAGCTAAATCAGCAGCTAAGACCAAGACAAAGAAGACGTTGACTAACCAAAAGACTGACCAGGCTGACCAATATGTCGTTCAAGATGGTGATACTTTAAATAGTATTGCCAAAAAGAATAATGTTTCGCCGCAAACATTAACTCAGCTCAATGATCTTGATGCTGATGGACATGTTAATGCTGGTCAAACACTTAAATTAAAATAA
- the cmk gene encoding (d)CMP kinase, producing the protein MQVAIDGPASAGKSTVAKIIAQKLDFIYIDTGAMYRACTVIAREQHLDYGDEAGILTAIDQVGIELKVVNGEQKVFAGSQDISQEIRTPEISANVSQVSALAGVRAKMVSLQRQMAGKVNVIMDGRDIGTTVLPNAEVKIFLVATPASRAKRRMLDLQERGIKSDKTVAEIEQDIASRDYKDSHREVSPLKKAADAVEIDTTSMSIDQVVAAILAEIKKSQKKL; encoded by the coding sequence ATGCAAGTAGCAATTGATGGTCCAGCTTCAGCTGGCAAAAGTACAGTCGCAAAAATTATTGCGCAAAAATTAGATTTTATTTATATTGACACTGGAGCGATGTATCGCGCATGTACGGTAATTGCCAGAGAGCAGCATCTTGATTATGGGGATGAAGCTGGAATTTTAACGGCAATTGACCAGGTTGGCATTGAACTCAAGGTTGTTAACGGTGAACAAAAAGTATTTGCCGGCAGCCAAGATATTTCTCAAGAAATTCGCACACCCGAAATTTCAGCTAATGTCTCACAGGTGTCTGCTTTGGCTGGCGTGAGAGCTAAGATGGTTAGTCTGCAGCGGCAAATGGCCGGCAAGGTTAATGTGATTATGGATGGCCGGGATATTGGAACAACGGTTCTGCCTAATGCCGAAGTTAAAATCTTTTTAGTGGCAACTCCAGCTTCTAGAGCCAAGCGGCGGATGCTTGATTTGCAGGAACGGGGCATTAAGTCTGACAAGACCGTTGCTGAAATCGAACAGGATATTGCCAGCCGTGACTATAAGGATTCACATCGTGAAGTTTCACCCTTAAAAAAGGCAGCAGATGCAGTCGAAATTGACACAACATCGATGTCAATCGACCAAGTAGTGGCCGCAATTTTAGCCGAAATTAAAAAAAGTCAAAAAAAACTATAA
- the rpsA gene encoding 30S ribosomal protein S1, whose translation MSENSNQFLDALKQMQGVEVGDIVDVEVLDVEDGQIDVGVENAGVEGVIPRREFTSDRNADLRDLVKPGDKLKALVLRKAGGDKENGEFFFSVTRLKEREAYDELQKDFEAGKTIEGTVTASVRGGLLVDVGTRGFLPASLISNRYVSDLKPYIGKTMKLKITEIDPGKNRLILSHKDLIEEEREEAFDKVASQLVVGDVVEGKVSRLTNFGAFVDVGGVDGLVHISEISYKHVDKPSDVLKAGQDVKVKVIGIDDDRHRISLSIKQTEPSPFEQATSELHEGDIFEGEVKSLTNFGAFVEVADGIQGLVHVSEISYKHVDKPSDVLEVGQTVKVKVLNIDPSERRISLSMKAADSKGSDNEGSRSHSSYNNRNNSVNKKYMNNEDSGFALGDIIGDQLKDRR comes from the coding sequence ATGTCAGAAAACAGTAATCAATTTTTAGATGCATTGAAACAAATGCAAGGAGTTGAGGTCGGAGATATCGTCGATGTAGAAGTATTAGACGTTGAAGACGGCCAAATCGATGTCGGTGTTGAAAATGCCGGTGTCGAAGGTGTAATCCCACGTCGTGAATTCACTTCAGACCGCAACGCCGATTTACGTGACCTTGTTAAGCCAGGCGACAAGCTTAAGGCTTTAGTTTTGAGAAAAGCCGGCGGCGACAAGGAAAACGGTGAGTTCTTCTTCTCAGTAACTCGTCTTAAGGAAAGAGAAGCTTATGACGAATTACAAAAAGACTTCGAAGCAGGTAAAACTATCGAAGGTACTGTCACAGCTTCTGTTCGTGGTGGTTTATTAGTTGATGTTGGTACTAGAGGATTCTTGCCAGCTTCACTTATTTCTAACCGTTACGTTTCTGATCTTAAGCCTTACATTGGTAAGACAATGAAACTTAAGATTACCGAAATTGATCCAGGCAAGAATCGTCTGATTCTTTCACACAAGGATTTAATCGAAGAAGAACGTGAAGAAGCCTTTGATAAAGTAGCATCACAATTAGTTGTTGGTGATGTTGTTGAAGGTAAAGTTTCTCGTTTGACTAACTTTGGTGCCTTTGTTGATGTTGGTGGTGTTGACGGTTTAGTTCACATCTCAGAAATTTCATACAAGCACGTTGATAAGCCTAGCGATGTATTAAAGGCTGGTCAAGATGTTAAGGTCAAAGTTATTGGTATTGATGATGACAGACATCGCATCTCCCTTTCAATCAAGCAAACAGAACCTTCTCCATTTGAACAAGCTACTTCAGAATTACATGAAGGCGACATCTTTGAAGGTGAAGTTAAGTCATTGACTAACTTCGGTGCTTTCGTTGAAGTTGCTGATGGTATTCAAGGCTTAGTTCACGTTTCAGAAATTTCATACAAGCACGTGGACAAACCTAGTGATGTTTTGGAAGTTGGCCAAACTGTTAAGGTTAAGGTTTTGAACATTGACCCAAGTGAACGTCGGATTTCACTTTCAATGAAGGCAGCTGATTCTAAAGGCTCTGACAACGAAGGTTCTCGTTCACACAGTTCATACAACAACAGAAACAACTCTGTTAACAAGAAGTACATGAACAACGAAGACAGCGGTTTCGCTTTAGGTGACATTATTGGTGACCAATTAAAGGACCGTCGTTAA
- the der gene encoding ribosome biogenesis GTPase Der, which translates to MVLPVVAIVGQPNVGKSTLFNRIINERLAIVEDKPGVTRDRNYAQAEWMGQKFDLIDTGGITWENGRIEDEIRAQAEIAIDEADVIVILTSVANHLTDLDERIAQLLYRTKKPVILAVNKADNPEQRADIYDFYSLGFGDPIPVSSVHGTGIGDLLDRIVSELPKDLDKKDDGQISFSVIGRPNVGKSSIVNQLVGEKRVIVNNEEGTTRDAVDSPFVSEDGTKFRIVDTAGIRRRGKVYEKTEKYSVMRAMGAIEHSDVVCLVLDASTGIREQDKHVAGYAHDAGRGIIIIVNKWDLPKKNSTSAKEFEQIIRQEFQYLDYAPILFVSAKTGQRLDQIPKMVKQVYQNQNQRIQSSVLNDLLLEASKLVPTPMIKGKRLRVYYMTQVSTNPPTFVVFVNDAELMHFSYQRFLVNQLRENFDFTGTPIKIIARKRK; encoded by the coding sequence ATGGTTTTACCAGTAGTGGCTATTGTTGGCCAACCAAATGTTGGTAAATCAACGCTTTTCAACCGGATTATTAATGAGCGTTTGGCAATTGTTGAAGATAAGCCCGGCGTAACTCGTGACCGTAATTATGCCCAAGCTGAGTGGATGGGGCAAAAGTTTGACCTAATTGATACTGGTGGTATTACATGGGAAAACGGGCGCATTGAAGATGAAATTCGGGCGCAAGCAGAAATTGCGATTGATGAAGCTGATGTGATCGTGATTTTAACCAGTGTTGCCAATCATTTAACTGACCTAGATGAGCGAATTGCGCAGTTACTTTACCGCACCAAAAAGCCGGTTATCTTGGCCGTAAATAAGGCTGATAATCCCGAGCAGCGGGCAGATATTTATGATTTTTATAGTTTAGGATTTGGTGATCCAATTCCTGTATCCAGTGTTCATGGTACTGGGATTGGTGACTTGCTTGACCGGATTGTCAGTGAATTGCCAAAAGACTTGGATAAAAAAGATGACGGTCAGATTTCTTTTAGCGTTATTGGTCGACCAAACGTTGGTAAATCATCAATTGTTAATCAACTAGTTGGTGAAAAGCGGGTTATCGTCAATAATGAAGAAGGAACGACCCGTGATGCGGTTGATAGTCCATTTGTTTCAGAAGATGGTACCAAATTCCGAATTGTTGATACTGCCGGAATCAGACGTCGCGGTAAGGTTTACGAAAAGACGGAAAAGTACTCGGTTATGCGTGCCATGGGGGCAATTGAGCACTCAGATGTTGTCTGCCTTGTCTTAGATGCCAGTACAGGGATTCGCGAGCAAGATAAGCACGTTGCCGGCTATGCCCATGATGCTGGCCGCGGGATCATTATCATTGTAAACAAATGGGATTTGCCAAAGAAAAACAGTACTAGTGCTAAAGAGTTTGAGCAAATAATTCGGCAAGAATTCCAGTATCTTGATTATGCGCCGATTTTATTTGTTTCGGCTAAAACTGGCCAGCGGCTTGACCAGATACCTAAGATGGTTAAGCAAGTTTACCAAAATCAAAACCAGCGGATTCAGTCTAGCGTCCTCAATGACTTACTATTAGAGGCAAGTAAACTAGTACCAACACCAATGATTAAGGGTAAACGTTTAAGAGTTTACTATATGACCCAGGTTTCGACTAACCCGCCGACGTTTGTGGTCTTTGTTAATGATGCGGAATTGATGCACTTTTCTTATCAACGTTTCTTAGTAAATCAATTAAGAGAAAATTTTGATTTTACAGGTACACCAATTAAAATAATTGCACGTAAGCGAAAGTAA
- a CDS encoding HU family DNA-binding protein: protein MANKAELVSEVASRTKLTKKDAATAVDAIFSSIQDDLAKGNKVQLIGFGTFEVRERAARKGRNPQTGDEIKIPASKVPAFRPGKALKEAVK from the coding sequence ATGGCAAATAAAGCAGAATTAGTTTCTGAAGTAGCTTCAAGAACTAAGTTAACTAAGAAAGACGCAGCCACTGCTGTTGATGCAATTTTTAGCTCAATCCAAGATGATCTTGCAAAGGGTAACAAAGTTCAATTAATTGGTTTTGGTACTTTTGAAGTTCGTGAACGTGCAGCTCGCAAGGGTCGTAACCCACAAACTGGTGATGAAATTAAAATCCCAGCAAGCAAGGTTCCTGCATTTAGACCTGGTAAGGCTCTTAAAGAAGCTGTTAAATAG
- a CDS encoding tetratricopeptide repeat protein → MYSEQLLDSIEKQDFSQEKVLLKKALDNDDPEVLASLAENLTGLGFTNLSKEVYRSLIGQFPKEDLFKVYLAEILLNDGEDDDGLSLLYNIDEDSSAYLDSLLVQADYYQTNGLLEAAHSKLMKAAKLAPDEDVIKFGLAELDYLSGYDEQALTLYQDLLTRHKNISEVNLTDRLFQTLAKLGRYEEASKVIEEHSGDILDIDSKYQAALIMLNVKKDDQAITYLNDVIDQSPDYVNAYPLLATAYEHKNDNDQVLRSSQAGLAYNELDPILYSKGARAAANLNDLKTAEDLLTRGLKVEPENNDLRLQLSNLYLHENKDEANLKLFAKLDESDLEPQAHWNMALSYENLDNSDKAKSEFLLAYPEFQSNPAFLKQMIRFFNTEANSTEIVLQLLERYLKLEPEDGEMQELYNQLAD, encoded by the coding sequence ATGTATTCTGAACAATTACTTGATTCAATTGAAAAACAAGATTTTTCGCAGGAAAAAGTCTTACTGAAAAAGGCCTTAGATAATGATGATCCAGAAGTCTTGGCATCATTGGCAGAAAATTTAACTGGGTTAGGCTTTACTAACTTGTCAAAAGAAGTTTATCGCAGCTTAATCGGTCAATTTCCAAAGGAAGACCTATTTAAAGTTTACTTAGCTGAAATTCTGTTAAATGATGGCGAAGATGATGATGGTCTATCATTACTGTATAACATTGATGAAGATTCTTCTGCTTATCTTGATAGTCTGTTAGTTCAAGCCGATTATTATCAAACTAACGGCTTGCTCGAGGCAGCCCATAGCAAGCTGATGAAGGCGGCTAAACTGGCCCCAGACGAAGATGTCATTAAGTTCGGACTAGCCGAATTAGATTACTTGAGCGGCTATGATGAGCAGGCTTTGACTTTGTATCAGGATTTATTAACGCGTCACAAGAATATTAGTGAAGTTAACTTGACTGACCGCCTGTTTCAAACCTTGGCTAAGTTGGGTCGTTATGAAGAGGCCAGCAAGGTAATTGAAGAGCATAGCGGCGATATTTTGGATATTGACAGCAAATATCAAGCGGCTCTGATTATGCTTAATGTTAAGAAAGACGATCAGGCAATTACGTATTTAAATGACGTGATCGATCAAAGTCCGGACTACGTTAATGCTTATCCGCTCTTAGCTACTGCCTATGAGCACAAAAACGATAACGACCAGGTTTTGCGCTCCAGTCAGGCGGGACTAGCTTATAACGAACTTGATCCGATATTATATTCTAAAGGGGCACGTGCGGCAGCTAATCTAAATGACCTGAAGACGGCTGAGGACTTGTTGACGCGGGGCTTAAAGGTTGAACCAGAAAACAATGATTTGCGGCTGCAATTGTCCAATCTTTACTTACACGAAAATAAAGACGAAGCAAACCTCAAATTGTTTGCCAAGCTTGATGAGAGTGATTTGGAGCCGCAAGCTCACTGGAACATGGCTCTTTCTTATGAAAACTTGGATAACAGCGACAAGGCTAAGAGTGAGTTCTTGCTGGCATATCCAGAATTTCAAAGTAATCCCGCTTTTTTGAAGCAAATGATTCGTTTCTTTAATACTGAGGCTAATTCTACTGAAATCGTTCTGCAGCTGTTAGAGCGCTATTTAAAGCTGGAACCAGAAGACGGCGAGATGCAGGAATTGTACAATCAGTTAGCTGATTAA
- a CDS encoding CCA tRNA nucleotidyltransferase translates to MMKITELPAIFTAALPVLKTLEEAGFEAYFVGGSVRDLLLGRHIHDIDIATSAYPEEVKELFNRSIDTGIKHGTVTVLYDGESYEITTFRTESGYQDYRRPDHVTFVQNLSEDLKRRDFTINALAMNTNGEIIDLFDGLGDLQKHVIRAVGDPEKRFNEDALRMMRAVRFMSQLQFNLETKTEQAVKDNHQLLQKISVERIRDEFVKMGIGPHSRQAFQVFLDTQLSEDVPDFGGKSDLLAIYPSLEFNPDMETSLWAIVIILLKIPNEQITKFMRDWKNSNAMTSEVEKIVALFDLLSERTPTDFELFEAGKEILLNAIDVAHILGQPVNSKALVDRYVALPIKSTAELAIDGRFLIDSGIAPGPQLGQLLTEIKQKIISGKLENTVEAVTAFLADN, encoded by the coding sequence ATGATGAAAATAACTGAATTACCCGCGATTTTTACGGCGGCGCTGCCGGTTCTTAAGACATTGGAAGAAGCAGGTTTTGAAGCCTACTTTGTTGGCGGCTCCGTTCGTGATTTATTATTGGGACGGCATATCCATGATATTGATATTGCAACTAGTGCATATCCAGAAGAAGTCAAGGAATTGTTTAACAGGTCAATTGATACTGGGATTAAGCACGGAACTGTAACTGTCTTATATGATGGCGAAAGCTACGAAATTACTACTTTTAGAACCGAATCTGGCTATCAGGATTATCGCCGGCCCGATCATGTAACATTTGTGCAGAATTTGAGTGAGGACCTTAAACGGCGTGATTTTACAATTAATGCCTTGGCAATGAATACAAATGGTGAAATTATTGATTTGTTTGATGGTCTTGGCGATCTGCAAAAGCATGTGATTAGGGCGGTTGGCGACCCAGAAAAGCGTTTTAACGAAGATGCCCTGCGAATGATGCGTGCCGTACGCTTTATGAGCCAGCTGCAATTTAATTTAGAAACAAAAACAGAGCAAGCAGTTAAAGATAACCACCAGCTCTTACAAAAAATTTCGGTAGAACGGATTCGTGATGAATTTGTTAAGATGGGTATTGGTCCGCACTCACGCCAAGCCTTCCAGGTCTTTTTAGATACGCAATTAAGCGAGGATGTTCCTGACTTTGGCGGCAAGAGTGACTTATTGGCAATCTACCCTAGTTTGGAATTTAATCCGGATATGGAGACCAGTCTTTGGGCAATTGTAATAATTTTGCTGAAAATTCCTAATGAGCAAATCACAAAATTTATGCGTGATTGGAAGAATTCAAATGCCATGACCAGTGAAGTTGAAAAAATTGTTGCCCTGTTTGATTTACTTTCAGAGCGGACACCAACCGATTTTGAGCTTTTTGAAGCAGGAAAAGAAATCCTGTTAAACGCCATTGATGTTGCTCATATTTTAGGGCAGCCAGTTAATTCTAAGGCGTTAGTTGACCGCTACGTTGCCTTGCCGATTAAGTCCACAGCAGAACTTGCTATCGATGGCCGCTTTTTAATTGATTCCGGAATTGCTCCAGGACCACAATTGGGCCAATTATTGACCGAAATTAAGCAAAAAATAATTTCTGGTAAACTTGAAAACACGGTAGAGGCCGTCACTGCTTTTTTGGCAGATAACTAA
- a CDS encoding hemolysin III family protein: MKLKQLWQEPTTRSKTYYILDNTFSAITHGIGFGLAVAGLVMLIIRAAATGNALRIVTFSVYGACLVFLYLFSTLFHSLIFTKARNVFQIFDHSSIFLLIAGSYTPYSLVAIGGTWGWILFILIWALTIFGIIYYIFNRGKHTILDTVLYVAMGWLVIFSGHSLYIRLSPVGFWLLVGGGVAYTVGALLYTMRRIPFIHVIWHLFVMLGSGLMYFSVLLYV; this comes from the coding sequence ATGAAATTAAAACAACTTTGGCAAGAGCCAACAACAAGATCAAAAACATATTACATTCTTGACAACACCTTTAGCGCCATTACCCACGGAATTGGGTTTGGCTTAGCTGTTGCCGGATTAGTAATGTTAATTATTAGGGCCGCAGCTACTGGTAATGCCTTGCGGATCGTTACTTTCAGTGTTTATGGGGCTTGTTTAGTCTTTTTATACCTGTTCTCGACCCTTTTTCACAGCCTAATCTTTACTAAGGCACGCAATGTTTTTCAAATTTTCGATCATTCATCAATCTTTTTGTTGATCGCTGGCTCATACACGCCATATTCCCTAGTCGCCATTGGTGGGACGTGGGGCTGGATTTTGTTCATCCTTATCTGGGCATTAACCATTTTTGGCATCATTTACTATATTTTTAACCGCGGCAAACACACAATCCTTGACACCGTCTTGTACGTTGCCATGGGCTGGCTGGTGATTTTTTCAGGACATTCACTCTATATCCGTCTTAGTCCAGTTGGCTTTTGGCTGCTTGTCGGCGGCGGCGTTGCTTATACTGTCGGTGCTCTATTGTACACAATGCGGCGCATTCCCTTTATCCATGTCATCTGGCACTTGTTTGTAATGCTGGGGTCAGGGTTAATGTACTTTTCCGTTTTACTCTACGTTTAG
- a CDS encoding DegV family protein — protein MSEIKIMTDSSAQLTPEEIEKYHITVIPLLVTIDDQTYVDGVDITRQEFVEKMTTAKELPKTSQPPIGQLVDTVNELTADGSQVIGIFLGKGLSGTIDATRQAVKIAGKDDQVSLVDSELTDRAEGLQVLEAARGALKGQTVQEILEHLEHIKQTQRLRMMIVNLENIVKGGRLGPVSGKIATLLNIRLELQMPGGHLKVAKKGRGKKFSSAFDNRVLADIEANKDKIKEVGISYVSLDGVPQKLKDFAQKIKEINPEIDVLVRETSPVIATHAGLGAYAILYYTE, from the coding sequence TTGTCAGAGATAAAAATCATGACAGATTCTTCAGCGCAGCTAACGCCAGAGGAAATTGAAAAATATCATATCACAGTTATTCCATTACTGGTAACAATTGATGACCAAACATACGTTGATGGCGTAGATATTACACGACAAGAATTTGTCGAAAAAATGACGACAGCAAAAGAATTACCGAAGACCAGCCAGCCGCCAATCGGCCAATTGGTTGATACAGTCAACGAGTTAACTGCTGACGGGAGTCAAGTTATCGGCATCTTCTTAGGTAAGGGCTTGAGCGGCACAATTGACGCGACAAGACAAGCTGTCAAAATTGCTGGTAAGGATGACCAAGTTAGTTTGGTCGATTCAGAATTGACTGATCGTGCTGAAGGGTTGCAAGTTTTAGAAGCTGCCCGTGGGGCTTTGAAAGGACAGACTGTCCAAGAAATCTTAGAGCATCTAGAACATATTAAACAGACGCAGCGCCTGCGCATGATGATTGTTAATTTAGAAAATATCGTCAAGGGTGGACGACTGGGACCTGTTTCTGGTAAAATTGCTACTCTGCTGAACATTCGCCTTGAGCTGCAAATGCCAGGCGGTCATTTAAAGGTAGCTAAAAAAGGCCGCGGTAAAAAATTCTCATCAGCCTTTGATAATCGGGTGTTAGCTGATATCGAAGCTAACAAGGATAAGATTAAGGAAGTAGGTATTTCTTACGTTTCCCTTGATGGTGTGCCGCAAAAGTTAAAGGATTTTGCCCAAAAAATCAAGGAAATTAATCCTGAAATTGACGTGTTGGTACGAGAGACTAGTCCAGTGATTGCGACACATGCGGGACTGGGCGCTTATGCAATTTTGTACTATACGGAGTAA
- a CDS encoding YozE family protein — protein sequence MAYRESFYRYLMTQRDSDSNDEIAQFANNAQNDQTFPKQEQDYEKLSDYLELNAGYLSSMSIFDRAYEMYQEKMAY from the coding sequence ATGGCTTATCGAGAAAGTTTTTATCGTTATTTAATGACGCAGCGCGACAGTGATTCGAATGATGAAATCGCACAATTTGCAAACAATGCTCAGAATGATCAAACTTTTCCTAAACAGGAACAAGATTACGAAAAGCTATCCGATTATCTTGAATTAAATGCCGGTTATTTATCCAGCATGAGTATTTTTGATCGGGCCTATGAGATGTATCAAGAAAAGATGGCGTATTAA
- the ylqF gene encoding ribosome biogenesis GTPase YlqF, with amino-acid sequence MATIQWYPGHMNKARNQLEDKMGLIDVLVEVLDARIPQSSRNPMIEELVGNKPHLIILNKADLADPVLTKIWQKKLTGKGKFVMAMDSLHNTNMQVLVRMVKKAAAAKVEKLEAKGASNPVIRIALAGIPNCGKSTIINRLVGRNVAAVGNKPGVTKGQTWLKTQTNIQILDTPGILWPKFDDQEVGYKLAAFGAIKDSIFHADDVALFLMKNLRKYYLANLAKFARTPKDEIAKINDTDLLLAMTESYGMRDDYDRFSLYLLQRLRKGKVGRITLDRP; translated from the coding sequence ATGGCGACAATTCAATGGTATCCGGGACATATGAACAAGGCGCGCAACCAGCTTGAAGATAAGATGGGGTTGATTGACGTTTTAGTTGAAGTCTTGGATGCCCGTATCCCGCAATCATCAAGAAATCCAATGATTGAGGAATTAGTGGGTAATAAACCTCACTTAATAATTTTAAATAAGGCAGACTTAGCTGATCCGGTATTAACGAAAATTTGGCAAAAGAAATTGACCGGTAAAGGCAAATTTGTCATGGCGATGGACTCACTGCATAATACCAACATGCAGGTGCTGGTTCGCATGGTCAAAAAAGCTGCTGCGGCTAAAGTTGAAAAGCTTGAAGCCAAGGGGGCTTCTAATCCGGTGATTAGAATTGCTTTAGCTGGCATCCCTAACTGTGGTAAGTCGACAATTATTAATCGTTTGGTTGGCCGCAATGTGGCTGCAGTCGGCAATAAGCCAGGCGTAACTAAGGGACAAACTTGGCTTAAAACCCAGACTAATATTCAAATTTTAGATACACCGGGAATTTTATGGCCTAAATTTGACGACCAAGAGGTTGGCTACAAGTTAGCTGCCTTTGGTGCTATTAAGGATAGTATCTTTCATGCCGATGATGTGGCGCTGTTTTTAATGAAGAATTTGCGTAAATATTATTTGGCTAATTTGGCAAAATTTGCCCGTACACCTAAGGACGAAATTGCTAAGATTAACGATACTGACCTATTGCTGGCAATGACCGAATCTTACGGGATGCGGGATGATTATGATCGCTTTTCACTTTACTTACTGCAGCGGCTGCGTAAAGGTAAAGTAGGTCGAATTACGCTGGATCGCCCATGA
- a CDS encoding ribonuclease HII — protein MTIKEIKELLTTEVSEAELASLSADPRAGVQKLLSSYYRRKEKLAQKKADFLTRMQYEQEFWAKGQIVAGVDEVGRGPLAGPVVTAAVIIDANFDLLDVNDSKKLTPQKRLELYPKILQEAVSVAVGVKSAQVIDEINIYEADRLAMAQAVMDLDRKPDALLVDAMDVPVDLPQVRLIKGDAKSNSIAAASIVAKVFRDKLMADYGKIYPQYQFDHNSGYGTSAHLAALKEYGPTPIHRKTFAPVSDFFK, from the coding sequence ATGACAATTAAAGAAATAAAAGAGCTGCTTACAACTGAGGTTAGTGAAGCAGAATTAGCTTCGTTAAGTGCTGATCCACGTGCAGGGGTCCAAAAGTTATTATCCAGTTATTACCGCCGTAAAGAAAAGCTGGCGCAAAAAAAGGCCGACTTTTTAACTAGAATGCAGTATGAACAGGAATTTTGGGCTAAAGGACAAATAGTTGCCGGTGTAGATGAAGTTGGTCGTGGCCCTTTAGCGGGACCAGTAGTTACGGCTGCCGTGATTATCGATGCCAATTTTGATCTGCTTGATGTCAATGACTCTAAAAAGCTGACGCCGCAAAAGCGCCTAGAACTATACCCGAAGATCTTGCAGGAAGCAGTCAGTGTTGCCGTGGGTGTTAAAAGTGCCCAGGTAATTGACGAAATTAATATTTATGAAGCTGACCGGCTGGCAATGGCGCAGGCAGTTATGGATCTTGACCGTAAGCCAGATGCGTTGTTGGTTGATGCGATGGATGTCCCGGTTGACTTGCCGCAGGTGCGTCTAATTAAGGGGGATGCGAAATCTAATTCTATCGCCGCTGCTTCCATTGTCGCCAAGGTCTTTCGTGATAAGTTAATGGCTGATTATGGCAAGATTTACCCGCAATACCAATTTGACCATAATTCTGGTTATGGCACTAGCGCACATCTTGCTGCGCTAAAGGAATACGGGCCAACCCCAATTCACCGTAAGACTTTTGCTCCAGTCAGCGATTTTTTTAAGTAA